The genomic DNA CTGACTCCCTTCTTCTACGCCCTCCCCTCTGACTCCCTTCTTCTACGCCCTCCCCTCTGACTCCCTTCTTCTACGCCCTCCCCTCTGACTCCCTCCTTCTGACACACATCTACTTAGTTTTGTTTCTCTTTTCTGCTGCGGTCAGCGATGGCGTTCTCTGATGCGAGGAAGGAGCTGGACtgttccatctgtctgaacatttataccaaTCCTGTGacactgagatgtggacacaacttctgccgggactgTATAGAAGGTGTTCTGGATAGACCGAGGGGGTCTGACGTTTATtgctgtcctgaatgcagagaagAGTTCCAGGAGCGGCCTGAACTTAGCAGGAACACAACACTGTGCAACATAGTGGAGAGTTTCCAATCTACTGAGCCAGAAaaggaggaggtgaaggagagccAGATCTTCTGTACGTATTGTATTCACTCTCCTGTACCCGCTGTTAAATCTTGtctgctgtgtgaagcttctctgtgtgacgaCCATgtgagagtccacagcaagtcatCCCAACATGTCCTATCTGACCTCACCACTGCCCAGAAGAACAGGAAATGCTCTGTCCatgagaagatcctggagtattactgcaccgaCGACTCATCCTGTCTCTGTGGGTCCTGCAGGCTGCATGGAGACCATCAGGGACACCAGGTGGAGGCACTGGAAGAGGCCACTGAGAAGAGGAAGGAGAACCTGAACAATGCTTTGCAGAAGTTGGTGAAAAAGAGAGAGGAGGTAGAGGAAAgcatcaagagtctgcagaagtacACAAGAAAAGTACAAGGCAGTGCAGACCGTGTAACCAAGAGAGTCACCGCCATATTCAGAGACATCAGAAGACAGCTGGACATCCTGGAGAAGAGAGTTCTTAACAAAATCTCTTGCCAGAAAAATAATGTCTTATTTCCAGCTGCTGATTTAATCCAGGAGTTGGAGAAAACCAAGGATGAGCTGTCCAGGAAGGTGCGTCACATCAAGGAGATAtataacatgacggatccactgagtgttttacaggaatcagacacaggtgacttgtgtgatactgaggatggggATGAGAAGGACAAAGAGAGGCGAGATAAACTCCTTcatggtgggggggaactggaTGTGACTGGAATCTCACACACATTATATACAGGATTAtttgatataataacagaggtaaataAAGGGATAACTGTATCAGAACCTGCAAATATAACACTGGATCCAGACACAGCTCATAATTACCTAAATATCTCAGATGATAGGAAGACTGCACTCAAGACGATTAAAAATATGAATCGTCCTAATACACAAAAGAGATTTCAGGTATACAAAGTAGAAAATGGCAGTCTTTATGATTCTAATCTACGCAAGGATGTTCCACAATACAGAGAAATAATATTTCCTAAGGTgttgagcagtcagagtttctcctcagggagacattactgggatgtGGATGTTGGGGGATCATCAGACTG from Aquarana catesbeiana isolate 2022-GZ linkage group LG04, ASM4218655v1, whole genome shotgun sequence includes the following:
- the LOC141139008 gene encoding E3 ubiquitin/ISG15 ligase TRIM25-like, with amino-acid sequence MAFSDARKELDCSICLNIYTNPVTLRCGHNFCRDCIEGVLDRPRGSDVYCCPECREEFQERPELSRNTTLCNIVESFQSTEPEKEEVKESQIFCTYCIHSPVPAVKSCLLCEASLCDDHVRVHSKSSQHVLSDLTTAQKNRKCSVHEKILEYYCTDDSSCLCGSCRLHGDHQGHQVEALEEATEKRKENLNNALQKLVKKREEVEESIKSLQKYTRKVQGSADRVTKRVTAIFRDIRRQLDILEKRVLNKISCQKNNVLFPAADLIQELEKTKDELSRKVRHIKEIYNMTDPLSVLQESDTGDLCDTEDGDEKDKERRDKLLHGGGELDVTGISHTLYTGLFDIITEVNKGITVSEPANITLDPDTAHNYLNISDDRKTALKTIKNMNRPNTQKRFQVYKVENGSLYDSNLRKDVPQYREIIFPKVLSSQSFSSGRHYWDVDVGGSSDWRVGMCYPSIARTGEESEIGCNEKSWCLEWNGNLLWKHNKQSNTLANIPIHRVRVCLDYKVGCLSFYELDIPI